The following are encoded together in the Candidatus Bandiella woodruffii genome:
- the hslU gene encoding ATP-dependent protease ATPase subunit HslU: MKDFTPKQIVDELDKYVIGQEQAKKAVAVALRNRWRRKHIADEIKDEVTPHNILMVGPTGVGKTEIARRLAKLLKSPFIKIEATKFTEVGYVGRDVDSIIRDLLDITIKMVREDFSDEVKSTALQAAKLRLVDCLVGKDASEETKKLYLEKLNSKELDERDVEISITEPTNKQQNIPTFDIPGMPGGQMGMFNLGDLLNKTMGTKNQKLVKLKVSEAMKHLVAQETDNLIDEQSIIDKAIKMTEEDGIVFLDEIDKIASGNVNKRSEVNREGVQRDLLPLIEGTAISTKYGMVKTNHILFIASGAFHLARPSDLLPELQGRLPVRVELHPLTQEDLVRILKEPKNSLPKQYTALFETEKVALEFTESGLNSIAKYAIHINEEVENIGARRLHTLFEKILENISFNADENAGNKFVVDEAFVEKNLADINKQDDLAKFIL; encoded by the coding sequence ATGAAAGATTTCACACCAAAACAAATCGTTGATGAGTTAGATAAATATGTCATTGGCCAAGAACAGGCAAAAAAAGCTGTTGCTGTTGCTCTTAGAAATCGATGGAGAAGGAAACATATTGCAGACGAAATAAAAGATGAGGTAACCCCACACAATATACTGATGGTTGGCCCAACTGGAGTTGGAAAAACCGAAATTGCAAGGAGATTGGCAAAGCTTTTAAAATCCCCTTTTATTAAAATCGAGGCCACAAAGTTTACTGAAGTAGGCTATGTGGGGCGTGACGTTGACTCCATAATTAGAGATTTACTTGATATTACAATCAAAATGGTGAGAGAGGATTTTTCTGATGAGGTGAAAAGCACTGCTCTACAGGCTGCAAAGCTCAGATTAGTTGATTGTTTAGTGGGAAAAGATGCTTCTGAGGAAACGAAAAAGTTATATCTGGAAAAGCTTAACTCCAAAGAATTGGATGAAAGAGACGTGGAGATTTCAATCACTGAGCCAACCAATAAACAACAAAATATACCAACCTTTGACATTCCAGGAATGCCAGGAGGGCAAATGGGGATGTTTAATCTGGGGGATTTGCTGAACAAAACTATGGGGACAAAGAACCAAAAGTTAGTTAAGTTAAAAGTTTCCGAGGCAATGAAGCATCTTGTAGCACAGGAGACAGATAATTTGATTGACGAGCAATCCATAATAGACAAAGCAATCAAAATGACAGAAGAGGACGGTATTGTATTTTTGGATGAGATTGACAAGATAGCCAGCGGCAATGTTAATAAGCGCAGTGAGGTTAATAGAGAAGGTGTGCAAAGAGATTTGCTTCCATTAATTGAAGGAACTGCCATCAGTACCAAGTATGGCATGGTAAAAACTAACCATATTTTATTCATTGCATCAGGTGCATTTCACTTGGCTAGACCATCAGATTTACTTCCTGAACTTCAAGGAAGACTTCCTGTTAGGGTGGAACTACACCCATTAACCCAGGAAGACCTTGTTAGAATACTAAAAGAACCAAAAAACTCATTACCAAAGCAGTATACTGCTTTGTTTGAGACCGAAAAAGTAGCCCTAGAGTTTACGGAAAGCGGTTTAAACAGCATAGCAAAATATGCAATTCACATTAACGAAGAAGTGGAAAATATAGGTGCTAGGCGTTTGCACACGTTGTTTGAAAAAATTCTGGAAAATATCAGCTTCAACGCGGATGAAAATGCCGGAAACAAATTCGTTGTTGACGAGGCGTTCGTGGAGAAAAACCTAGCCGATATCAACAAGCAGGATGATCTTGCGAAGTTCATTTTATAG
- a CDS encoding riboflavin synthase has protein sequence MFSGIIVDIGTISHINKESRDWKILIRTSLNLKEVSIGDSIACDGICLTVIEVLEHELVLQASLETQKVTNLAQWNNGYKVNLEKALKVGDLLNGHFVQGHVDCAVKLLGTETIGGSHALQFELPHKIKKYIVNKGAITINGVSLTVNEVTDHQFFVNIIPHTWGCTNLSNLIIGAKVNLEVDLLARYLEKLRGDVKNQL, from the coding sequence ATGTTCAGTGGCATTATAGTCGACATTGGTACTATTTCACACATCAATAAGGAATCTAGAGATTGGAAAATATTGATACGTACTTCTTTAAATTTGAAAGAAGTATCAATAGGTGATTCTATTGCATGTGATGGGATTTGCCTGACAGTGATTGAGGTATTGGAGCATGAGCTTGTGCTTCAAGCTTCATTAGAAACACAGAAGGTCACAAATTTAGCCCAATGGAATAATGGCTACAAAGTAAATCTAGAAAAAGCTTTGAAAGTGGGGGATTTGCTCAATGGTCATTTTGTGCAAGGGCACGTTGATTGCGCAGTAAAGCTGTTAGGAACCGAAACAATTGGCGGTTCTCACGCACTTCAATTTGAGCTCCCACATAAAATTAAGAAATATATAGTTAATAAGGGAGCCATAACAATAAACGGCGTCTCCCTCACCGTGAATGAGGTGACCGATCATCAATTCTTTGTCAATATCATCCCACACACATGGGGCTGTACAAATTTATCCAACCTTATAATTGGGGCAAAAGTCAACCTTGAGGTTGATTTATTAGCCAGATATTTAGAGAAACTTAGAGGCGACGTAAAAAATCAGCTATAA
- the infC gene encoding translation initiation factor IF-3, translating into MSKKEPNINVNETISANKIRLIDHDGKMVGITTLQEGLELAKTRMLDLVEISGNVVPPVCKVLNFGKYKYEITKKAQEAKKKQKVVEVKEIKLRPNIAIGDFNVKLNNAKRFVSDGNKVKVSLFFKGREIAHEDVGLGVIEKFKAESAAFSKVEVDVKKEGKQLSVIIVPK; encoded by the coding sequence ATATCCAAGAAAGAACCAAATATTAATGTAAACGAAACCATTTCAGCTAACAAAATCCGTCTTATAGATCACGATGGCAAGATGGTTGGCATCACCACTTTGCAAGAAGGGTTGGAATTGGCTAAAACCCGAATGCTAGATTTAGTTGAAATTTCTGGAAACGTGGTGCCTCCTGTTTGCAAGGTGTTGAATTTTGGCAAGTATAAGTACGAAATTACAAAAAAAGCTCAGGAAGCCAAAAAGAAACAGAAAGTGGTTGAGGTCAAAGAAATTAAACTAAGACCAAACATCGCAATAGGAGACTTTAATGTTAAATTGAACAATGCAAAACGCTTTGTAAGTGATGGCAATAAGGTGAAGGTCAGTTTATTTTTTAAAGGGCGTGAAATCGCGCATGAGGATGTTGGTCTTGGTGTGATAGAAAAATTCAAAGCCGAATCAGCAGCTTTTTCTAAGGTTGAAGTTGATGTCAAGAAAGAAGGAAAGCAACTTTCTGTAATCATTGTCCCGAAATAG
- the thrS gene encoding threonine--tRNA ligase, with protein sequence MNEIKLNGKIKELDQQKICGVELLSEIDKSLHKQCVAIKINGDVKDLSTEVVVGDDVEFVTSSSTEGLDIIRHDAAHIMAQAVKELYPSAQVTIGPTIENGFYYDFANVEPFSEADLEKIEAKMQSIIDQNLPIIRKVVTKEEAVDFFSKQGETYKVEIIGSLPQESQITIYTQGNFSDLCRGPHSPSTGVVKAFKLMKVAGAYWRGNSNNAMLQRIYGTAWADKKQLKQYLTMLEEAEKRDHRKIGKASDLFHFQEEAQGSVFWHPKGWDLFQRLLNYIREKQNNNGYLEISTPEIMDKKLWEASGHWEKFGENMFTANTIEEGRLYAVRPMNCPGGIQVYNQGIKSYRELPLRLAEFGKVHRYEPSGALHGLMRARAFTQDDAHIFCTNEQITEECIAVCKLIMEIYKDFGFNNVKVKFSDRPQKRIGSDEVWDSAEKALLNALVEQELPYTLNKGEGAFYGPKLEFVMRDAIGRDWQLGTLQVDFNLPERLDANYIDKDGKKYRPVMLHRALFGSIERFLGILIEHYSGNLPLWIAPTQVVIITVTDSINDYAKTVFSTLRTKGIRCTIDLENEKITYKIRKYSLEKVPMIAVLGEKEKEGNLVSIRKIGSNQQETLELNQFMDKLLLEIQQKRS encoded by the coding sequence ATGAACGAAATAAAGCTGAATGGTAAAATAAAGGAATTGGATCAACAAAAAATATGTGGAGTTGAACTGCTCAGTGAGATTGACAAGAGCTTGCATAAGCAATGTGTTGCAATCAAAATTAACGGCGATGTAAAAGATTTATCTACCGAAGTTGTTGTTGGTGATGATGTTGAATTTGTAACTTCTTCTAGTACGGAGGGACTTGACATTATCAGACATGATGCGGCACACATAATGGCGCAGGCAGTGAAAGAGTTATATCCTTCAGCACAAGTCACGATTGGCCCTACTATAGAAAACGGTTTTTACTATGATTTTGCCAATGTAGAACCTTTTAGCGAAGCGGACCTGGAAAAAATAGAAGCAAAAATGCAGTCTATTATTGATCAGAATCTTCCCATCATAAGAAAAGTTGTCACAAAAGAAGAAGCTGTTGATTTCTTTTCAAAACAGGGAGAGACTTATAAAGTAGAAATTATTGGGTCGCTACCTCAAGAAAGCCAGATCACAATATATACTCAAGGCAATTTTTCCGATCTTTGCAGAGGCCCTCACTCACCATCAACTGGCGTTGTAAAAGCGTTCAAATTGATGAAAGTGGCGGGAGCATATTGGCGAGGCAACAGCAATAACGCAATGCTACAGAGAATCTACGGAACAGCCTGGGCGGATAAAAAGCAACTTAAGCAGTATTTAACAATGCTTGAAGAAGCTGAAAAACGTGATCATAGAAAGATCGGGAAGGCATCAGATTTATTCCATTTCCAAGAAGAAGCTCAAGGTTCTGTATTTTGGCATCCAAAAGGTTGGGATTTATTTCAAAGACTGTTGAATTACATCAGGGAAAAACAAAACAATAATGGTTATCTTGAGATTAGCACGCCTGAAATAATGGATAAAAAATTATGGGAAGCATCTGGTCACTGGGAAAAATTTGGAGAAAACATGTTTACCGCCAATACAATTGAGGAGGGGAGGTTATATGCAGTCAGACCCATGAACTGCCCAGGTGGTATTCAAGTATATAACCAGGGGATAAAAAGTTACAGGGAACTCCCCCTACGCTTGGCAGAATTTGGCAAAGTGCATAGATATGAGCCATCAGGAGCACTACACGGGTTAATGCGGGCGCGCGCATTCACCCAGGATGATGCTCACATATTTTGTACCAATGAGCAAATAACGGAAGAGTGTATTGCTGTATGCAAATTGATAATGGAGATATACAAAGATTTTGGATTTAATAACGTAAAAGTCAAGTTTTCCGATAGACCGCAAAAAAGAATTGGCTCTGATGAAGTTTGGGATTCTGCAGAAAAAGCGCTGCTTAATGCGTTAGTCGAACAAGAATTGCCATACACTTTAAACAAAGGAGAGGGGGCATTTTATGGTCCTAAGTTAGAGTTTGTAATGCGAGATGCAATAGGAAGAGATTGGCAGTTAGGAACCCTACAGGTGGATTTCAATCTTCCAGAGAGATTGGACGCAAATTACATTGATAAAGATGGTAAAAAATATAGGCCGGTGATGTTACATAGGGCGCTTTTTGGCTCAATAGAAAGATTCCTCGGCATATTAATTGAACATTATTCTGGAAACTTGCCACTTTGGATTGCACCAACCCAGGTTGTGATAATAACAGTTACAGATAGTATAAATGATTATGCTAAGACTGTCTTTAGTACTCTTAGAACAAAAGGGATAAGGTGTACTATTGATCTTGAGAACGAAAAAATCACCTACAAAATCAGAAAATATTCTCTTGAAAAAGTACCTATGATTGCCGTATTAGGGGAAAAAGAAAAAGAGGGTAATCTGGTCTCTATAAGAAAAATAGGTAGTAATCAGCAAGAAACGCTTGAGTTAAATCAGTTTATGGATAAATTACTATTAGAAATACAACAAAAAAGGAGTTAA
- the aspS gene encoding aspartate--tRNA ligase, whose amino-acid sequence MHKFRTHKCGQLSTQDIGSTVKVSGWIHRKRDHGGVYFIDLRDHFGIVQLVTSNQDDRLYPLPKEDFNTLTSLSYESVITVVGKVVKRSEETINKELPTGEVEIVIEQFNIESEAEVLPINVNSDQPFPEDLRLRYRFLDLRRENMHNNIALRSKVARFLRDEMYKRGFTEFQTPILTASSPEGARDFLVPSRLHPGKFYALPQAPQQFKQLFMIAGFDRYFQIAPCFRDEDARADRAPGEFYQLDIEMSFVTQEDVFEAIGPVLANTFKTFSDWKVTDYPFPQITYHDAMLKYGSDKPDLRNPIVIRDATEVFRHSDFSIFNAGIENGSVVRAIPVHNCKGLSRGFYDKMIAFAQAELKAKGLAYIAIDENGEGKGPIAKFLSPDKFKLLKEICDLKQDDSVFFTCDVEEIAAKNAGKVREKLGQELNLVAEKEFRFCWIVDYPFYEWNAEEKKLDFFHNPFSMPQGGLEALQNAKTLEEKLMIKAFQYDIICNGVELSSGAIRNHKLPIMYQAFANVGYSNTQVDENFPAMVKALKYGAPPHGGIAPGVDRMIMLLANEPNIREIIAFPLNQNAQDLLMGAPTNVDQKALRELNIMMAPKPDRN is encoded by the coding sequence ATGCATAAATTCAGAACTCATAAATGTGGACAACTGTCCACCCAAGATATCGGCAGTACTGTAAAAGTTTCAGGATGGATCCACAGAAAAAGAGATCACGGAGGGGTTTATTTCATAGATTTAAGAGACCATTTTGGCATTGTTCAATTGGTAACATCCAATCAGGATGATAGGCTTTATCCACTGCCAAAGGAGGACTTTAACACACTTACATCACTGAGTTATGAAAGTGTAATAACCGTGGTTGGCAAAGTGGTAAAGAGGTCAGAAGAAACCATCAATAAAGAGTTGCCAACAGGTGAGGTAGAAATTGTTATAGAACAATTCAACATTGAATCAGAAGCTGAAGTTTTGCCAATTAACGTGAACTCTGACCAACCATTTCCAGAAGATTTAAGACTGAGGTATCGTTTTTTAGATTTAAGAAGGGAGAATATGCACAACAATATTGCCTTAAGAAGCAAGGTTGCCAGATTCTTAAGAGATGAAATGTACAAGAGAGGTTTTACTGAATTTCAAACCCCAATATTAACTGCAAGTTCACCTGAAGGAGCAAGAGACTTCTTGGTACCAAGTAGATTGCATCCAGGGAAGTTTTATGCCCTCCCTCAGGCGCCTCAGCAATTCAAGCAGCTTTTTATGATTGCAGGGTTTGATAGGTACTTTCAAATTGCCCCATGTTTCAGAGATGAGGACGCAAGAGCTGATAGAGCGCCAGGGGAGTTTTATCAGTTGGACATAGAGATGTCATTTGTGACGCAAGAAGACGTCTTTGAGGCAATTGGACCGGTACTTGCTAATACTTTCAAAACATTTTCGGATTGGAAGGTGACGGATTATCCATTCCCTCAAATAACTTATCACGACGCTATGCTAAAATATGGTTCAGATAAACCAGATTTAAGAAACCCAATAGTTATCCGAGATGCGACAGAGGTGTTTAGACACTCAGACTTCTCCATATTTAATGCTGGAATTGAAAACGGCAGCGTAGTTCGTGCTATACCAGTGCATAATTGCAAGGGGCTCAGTAGAGGGTTTTATGATAAAATGATAGCTTTTGCCCAGGCTGAACTTAAAGCAAAGGGGCTGGCATATATCGCCATAGACGAAAATGGTGAGGGCAAAGGTCCGATCGCAAAATTTTTAAGCCCGGATAAATTTAAACTGCTAAAAGAAATTTGCGATTTAAAGCAAGATGATTCAGTCTTTTTTACATGTGATGTTGAAGAAATCGCAGCTAAAAATGCAGGTAAAGTTAGAGAAAAACTTGGGCAAGAGCTTAATCTTGTTGCAGAAAAAGAATTTAGGTTCTGCTGGATAGTGGATTATCCGTTTTACGAGTGGAATGCTGAAGAGAAGAAGCTGGATTTTTTCCACAATCCATTCTCCATGCCGCAAGGTGGTTTAGAAGCATTACAAAATGCTAAAACACTGGAGGAGAAATTGATGATAAAAGCATTCCAGTATGACATCATATGTAATGGGGTAGAGCTTTCAAGTGGTGCGATCAGAAACCATAAACTTCCCATAATGTACCAGGCCTTTGCAAACGTTGGTTATAGCAACACACAAGTTGATGAAAATTTTCCCGCTATGGTTAAAGCATTAAAGTATGGTGCACCTCCACATGGCGGTATCGCACCAGGTGTTGATAGAATGATTATGCTTTTGGCGAATGAGCCTAATATTAGGGAGATTATAGCTTTCCCGCTTAATCAAAATGCGCAAGATTTATTGATGGGGGCACCGACAAATGTTGACCAAAAAGCGCTTCGTGAATTGAACATCATGATGGCACCAAAACCTGATCGAAATTAA
- the fsa gene encoding fructose-6-phosphate aldolase, protein MKVYLDSCDVAAIKKYKELGVVDGVTTNPSIIAKSKQDFGTVIREICEIIDTSVSVEVIATDYDNMLREAERLSEIAPQITIKLPITQDGLKACKVLAEKSIAVNMTLCFSPTQALLAAKAGATYVSPFIGRLDDMGRDGIALIADICAIYQNYPDISTQILAASIRNPIHIIEVAKLGVDVITLPPSLISAMINNPLTEKGIEIFLNDWSTVKT, encoded by the coding sequence ATGAAGGTGTACCTTGATAGTTGCGATGTTGCAGCCATAAAAAAATATAAAGAATTGGGTGTTGTTGATGGAGTTACAACAAACCCGTCCATCATCGCCAAGTCAAAACAGGACTTTGGAACTGTAATACGCGAGATATGTGAAATTATAGATACATCTGTAAGTGTTGAGGTGATAGCAACTGATTATGATAACATGTTGCGCGAGGCGGAAAGGCTCTCTGAGATAGCGCCTCAAATTACAATAAAATTACCAATCACCCAAGATGGCCTGAAAGCTTGTAAAGTATTGGCTGAAAAGTCTATTGCTGTCAACATGACCTTATGCTTTTCTCCAACACAAGCATTGCTTGCTGCAAAAGCTGGTGCCACTTATGTATCCCCATTTATAGGTAGGCTTGATGATATGGGGCGCGATGGCATCGCACTGATAGCAGATATTTGCGCCATATACCAAAATTATCCAGATATCTCAACTCAAATTTTAGCTGCGTCAATAAGAAACCCAATACATATAATAGAGGTGGCTAAGCTTGGGGTGGATGTTATAACCTTACCACCAAGCCTTATCTCTGCTATGATAAATAATCCTTTGACAGAAAAAGGTATTGAAATTTTTCTTAACGACTGGAGTACAGTCAAAACATAA
- the priA gene encoding primosomal protein N', with product MLKEVRVASVILALPLEQEFSYKIPDKQQNAKIGSIVKVMFRNREQIGVITKIDHIYEDTFDYELKEISDFYNLPQLSGKIIDFARWMAKYNMVCFGNVIKMLLLNKKNIEYQIGRENYANYNSINTTIEVQLSELQHNVVEKIQASGFNRFAVHLIQGATGSGKTEVYLETAQKIIDDKGEVLILLPEVLLATQLVERFKTRLKNCNIAEWNSSLSPKKRAIVWHGVLNGEINVVVGARSALFLPFLNLKLAVIDEEHDNSFKQEEGIIYNARDMAIIKAKIEEFPVLLSTATPCVETYHNSMQKRYELHKLPSRYTGVALPSVKIVDLNQLSKNYNEWISAPLRDEILNCLKRQKLSMIFLNRRGYSPLTLCKNCGEKFSCPNCQFWLVEHKKKNQMLCHYCGFSQEKLIRCTKCESEEKLVAIGPGVERIEEELQSLFPNAKIAVLTSDTVGDLKKASKIIQEIENKEYDIILGTQMLAKGLNFPDLHLVGVIDADIAFAGGDLRILERTFQLLYQVAGRAGREQEKGLVLIQTSFAENQLLTHIKQWDYDAFINLEIENRYKAFMPPFSKLAMIRGSASCEHNLHSFMHHIVQLAPLKNEIDILGPSPAPMYKLRNKFRYRIIIRTKKQTNIQSYISQWLDSINVPSSIQLKVDIDPYNFI from the coding sequence ATGTTAAAGGAAGTTAGGGTAGCAAGTGTTATATTAGCGCTTCCATTAGAACAGGAATTTTCCTATAAAATTCCAGATAAACAACAAAACGCTAAGATCGGCTCTATAGTCAAAGTGATGTTTCGAAATAGAGAACAAATCGGCGTAATTACAAAAATAGATCATATTTATGAAGACACCTTTGACTACGAACTAAAAGAAATTTCAGATTTCTACAATTTACCTCAGCTCAGTGGGAAAATCATAGATTTTGCCCGTTGGATGGCAAAGTATAATATGGTCTGTTTTGGTAACGTTATAAAAATGCTGTTGCTTAACAAAAAAAATATTGAATATCAGATAGGTAGGGAAAATTACGCCAATTACAACAGCATAAATACCACAATCGAAGTACAGTTATCAGAGCTGCAACACAATGTGGTTGAAAAAATTCAAGCAAGCGGATTCAACAGATTTGCAGTTCATTTAATCCAGGGGGCAACCGGTTCTGGTAAAACTGAAGTATATTTAGAAACTGCGCAAAAAATAATTGATGATAAGGGGGAAGTTTTAATACTTTTACCAGAGGTTTTGCTTGCAACTCAATTAGTTGAAAGATTTAAAACACGTCTTAAAAATTGCAACATAGCTGAATGGAATTCATCTCTATCCCCTAAAAAAAGAGCCATAGTTTGGCATGGGGTGCTGAATGGAGAGATAAACGTAGTAGTTGGAGCAAGGAGCGCACTATTTTTACCTTTTTTAAATCTAAAGCTTGCCGTAATCGATGAAGAACATGACAACTCCTTTAAACAAGAGGAGGGTATAATATATAATGCAAGGGATATGGCAATTATAAAAGCAAAAATAGAAGAGTTTCCAGTCCTACTTTCCACAGCAACACCTTGTGTTGAAACATACCACAACTCTATGCAAAAAAGGTATGAACTGCACAAACTACCAAGCAGATATACAGGTGTTGCTTTGCCTAGTGTGAAAATAGTTGATTTAAACCAACTAAGTAAAAATTATAATGAGTGGATATCAGCCCCGCTTCGTGACGAGATACTTAATTGTTTAAAACGTCAAAAATTATCGATGATTTTTTTAAATAGGCGTGGGTATTCTCCATTAACTTTATGTAAAAATTGTGGCGAAAAATTTTCTTGTCCAAATTGTCAATTTTGGCTGGTTGAACATAAAAAGAAAAACCAAATGCTATGCCATTATTGCGGTTTTTCTCAAGAAAAATTAATCAGGTGCACAAAATGTGAGTCTGAAGAAAAACTTGTGGCTATTGGGCCAGGTGTTGAAAGAATTGAAGAGGAATTACAATCTTTATTCCCTAACGCAAAAATAGCTGTACTTACAAGTGACACCGTAGGAGACCTAAAAAAAGCCTCAAAAATTATTCAAGAAATAGAAAATAAGGAATACGACATAATACTAGGAACGCAAATGTTGGCAAAGGGACTAAACTTCCCAGATTTACATCTTGTTGGAGTAATTGATGCAGACATTGCATTTGCCGGAGGTGACCTAAGAATTTTGGAGAGAACGTTTCAGCTATTATATCAGGTTGCTGGAAGAGCTGGAAGAGAACAAGAGAAGGGTCTGGTACTTATACAAACATCTTTTGCAGAGAATCAGCTGTTAACACATATTAAACAATGGGACTACGATGCATTTATTAATCTTGAAATCGAAAATAGGTACAAAGCTTTTATGCCTCCATTCTCAAAATTGGCAATGATCAGAGGAAGTGCCAGTTGTGAACATAATTTACACTCATTTATGCATCACATCGTGCAACTTGCCCCCCTAAAAAACGAAATAGATATACTGGGTCCATCACCCGCCCCAATGTATAAATTAAGGAATAAATTCAGGTATAGAATTATCATCAGAACTAAAAAACAAACTAATATTCAGAGTTATATCAGTCAATGGTTGGATTCAATCAATGTTCCATCCTCGATTCAGCTTAAAGTGGATATTGATCCATATAATTTCATTTAA
- the acpS gene encoding holo-ACP synthase, protein MIVGIGCDIVDIRRVERLIKKYKYKFLSRIFTENEIKLANNPEHYSYFAKRFAAKEAYAKATGHGIRGEVAFQAIEIFNDAKNAPFFNKHPMSNQGVKAFLSIADEYPYTIAYVILETLSKS, encoded by the coding sequence ATGATTGTGGGTATTGGTTGTGATATTGTTGATATCAGAAGAGTGGAGAGGTTGATAAAAAAATATAAATATAAGTTTTTATCAAGAATCTTTACCGAAAACGAAATTAAACTTGCTAATAATCCTGAACATTACTCATATTTTGCCAAAAGATTTGCAGCAAAGGAAGCTTATGCTAAAGCAACTGGGCATGGTATTAGGGGAGAGGTTGCTTTCCAGGCTATAGAAATTTTTAACGATGCCAAAAATGCTCCTTTTTTTAACAAACATCCAATGTCCAACCAAGGGGTTAAAGCTTTTTTATCAATTGCGGACGAATATCCATACACAATTGCTTACGTTATTTTGGAAACCTTAAGCAAAAGCTAA
- a CDS encoding IS1 family transposase: protein MAFCRFKKNKLWIWKAYSRELKRVVAWVVGKRNVTTFRKLWKIISRDNCSYYTDDWSVYSEVIPRHQHVVGKQHTLSIESNNSNTRHRIARMTRKTKVVSKSEEVVDLTIKLWVHFEDNNNFLSEQGNFISILWQHSGNVINNK, encoded by the coding sequence GTGGCATTTTGTAGATTCAAAAAAAACAAATTATGGATATGGAAAGCCTATAGTAGGGAGCTCAAGAGAGTTGTTGCCTGGGTGGTTGGTAAGCGTAACGTTACAACCTTTAGAAAATTGTGGAAAATCATAAGTAGAGATAATTGCAGTTATTACACAGACGATTGGTCTGTTTATTCAGAGGTTATACCTCGCCATCAACATGTTGTTGGCAAACAACATACACTCTCAATTGAGTCCAATAACTCAAACACAAGGCACAGAATTGCAAGAATGACCAGAAAAACAAAGGTAGTTTCAAAATCTGAAGAAGTTGTCGATCTTACGATTAAGCTCTGGGTACATTTTGAGGATAACAATAATTTCCTAAGTGAGCAGGGCAATTTTATATCTATCTTATGGCAACACTCTGGAAATGTGATCAATAATAAATGA